Proteins from a genomic interval of Macrobrachium nipponense isolate FS-2020 chromosome 28, ASM1510439v2, whole genome shotgun sequence:
- the LOC135201569 gene encoding uncharacterized protein LOC135201569, translating to MHRFTMFRVAGILLGASIGFNMACMSSASSVSARKEAPKMMYDFRTLASLDNWRESSDTVRTPGMSKGAFVIQKSQLFQRAVLFSMLNPQPNGAGFVGFVTDDGWDLSHYSGVELKVRAQGENFHYKVNFRHKGQHEGDGSPSYEAFYEVPKKEWTVITIPFTEFKPYFRGAPVPDADPLDTSDITSLGLQITGGVYEAYKQHGASSLEIDYIQAV from the exons ATGCATCGTTTTACCATGTTCAGAGTAGCTGGTATTTTGCTTGGAGCCTCAATTGGCTTCAACATGGCTTGCATGTCTTCAGCTTCCAG tgtaTCAGCACGTAAAGAAGCTCCTAAAATGATGTATGACTTCCGAACCCTAGCCTCCTTAGATAACTGGAGGGAATCTTCAGACACTGTCAGGACACCAGGAATGTCAAAGGGAGCCTTTGTTATCCAG aaatctCAACTCTTCCAGAGAGCTGTACTTTTCTCTATGCTAAATCCACAGCCAAATGGAGCTGGATTTGTAGGCTTTGTTACAGATGATGGCTGGGACTTGAGTCATTATTCTGGGGTAGAATTAAAAGTTCGTGCCCAGGGTGAAAACTTCCATTATAAGGTCAACTTCAGACACAAAGGACAGCATGAGGGTGATGGATCACCATCTTATGAAGCCTTTTATGAG GTACCAAAGAAAGAGTGGACAGTGATTACAATTCCATTTACTGAGTTCAAGCCTTACTTCAGAGGAGCTCCTGTGCCTGATGCAGACCCCCTGGATACTTCTGATATTACCTCACTTGGTTTACAGATTACAGGTGGTGTTTATGAAGCATACAAACAACATGGTGCATCA